One window of Quercus robur chromosome 12, dhQueRobu3.1, whole genome shotgun sequence genomic DNA carries:
- the LOC126708555 gene encoding receptor-like protein kinase 7, with protein sequence MSSRPYLYHFCFLFCFFSLLSGIQSDDLQILMKLKSTLQTPNTNVFNSWESSNSMCKDFTGITCNSGGSVTEIELSNQNLTGVVPLDSICQLQSLEKLSLGFNQFNGPIMSDLKKCVKLKYLDLGNNFFSGSSIPDISTMGQLQYLYLNNSGFSGTFPWKSLHNVTGLIELSVGDNFFEPFQFPDEVLQLTNLTLLYLSHCNMQGTIPTGIGNLKQLTSIELSDNNMTGEIPAEIGNLVNLWRLEIYNNSFNGKLPVGLRNLTKLRQFDASQNYLEGDLSDLKFLTNVVSLQLYENSLSGQVPAEFGEFKSLVNLSLYRNSFTGPLPENLGSWANFDFIDVSENLFTGPIPPNMCKQGTMKGLLMLQNNFTGEIPATYANCPTLRRFRVNNNSLSGTVPAGIWGLPNLNIIDITLNNIEGPITSDIKNAKSLSQLFASSNRLYGELPAEISEATSLVSIRLNDNQISGNIPTNIGDLKQLDALQLQNNKLSGSIPDTIGSCYSLSDINTANNSLSGDIPSSLGSLPTLNSLNLSYNKLSGQIPGSLASLQLSLLDLSHNTLTGLVPQALAIEAYNGSFAGNSGLCSLRISAFPKCPSGSHMPKYVHTIIICLAIGLALLLVALLCCFKLKKSEKDHQNRSLKDESWDFKSFHVLSFTEDEILDSIKQENLIGTGGSGNVYKVAVSNGTKELAVKHIWNSDGKKSQSTTPMLSKRAGNSKQFDAEVQTLSSIRHMNVVKLYCSITSEDSSLLVYEYLPNGSLWDRLHSSQKMELDWDTRYEIAVGAARGLEYLHHGCEKPVIHRDVKSSNILLDESMKPKIADFGLAKTLQANGGRDSTQVIAGTHGYIAPEYGYTYKVNEKSDVYSFGVVLMELVSGKRPIDPEYGENKDIVSWVSSKIKTRESVLSVVDSRIPGVLKEDVVKVLKISVLCTATLHTLRPTMRSVVQMLEDAEPGKLVGIAITKDGASKSSKNSGVTGTGKFNPDS encoded by the exons ATGTCGTCCCGGCCGTATCTCTACCACTTctgtttccttttttgtttcttttccctTCTCTCCGGGATCCAATCCGATGACCTCCAAATTCTCATGAAACTAAAATCCACCCTTCAAACACCAAACACCAATGTCTTCAATTCCTGGGAATCCAGCAATTCCATGTGCAAAGATTTCACTGGAATCACCTGCAATTCAGGGGGTTCCGTTACTGAAATCGAGCTGTCAAACCAAAATTTAACAGGGGTTGTTCCTCTTGATTCAATATGCCAGCTACAATCATTGGAAAAGCTTTCCCTCGGGTTCAACCAATTCAATGGTCCAATTATGTCTGACTTGAAAAAGTGTGTCAAATTGAAGTATCTGGATTTGGGCAACAATTTCTTCTCAGGGTCATCGATTCCAGACATATCCACTATGGGCCAATTACAATATCTGTATCTAAACAACAGTGGTTTTTCGGGGACTTTCCCGTGGAAATCACTGCACAACGTTACCGGTCTCATCGAGCTCAGCGTTGGAGACAACTTTTTTGAACCTTTTCAATTTCCAGACGAGGTTTTACAGCTTACAAACCTGACGCTGCTTTACCTCTCCCATTGCAACATGCAAGGAACGATTCCAACTGGGATTGGAAACCTTAAACAGCTAACTAGTATTGAGCTTTCTGACAACAACATGACTGGCGAAATCCCAGCAGAGATTGGAAACCTCGTTAACCTCTGGAGGCTTGAGATCTACAACAACTCTTTCAATGGAAAACTTCCTGTCGGTTTAAGAAACCTCACAAAGCTTCGGCAGTTCGATGCTTCCCAAAACTATCTTGAAGGCGATTTGTCTGACTTGAAGTTCTTGACAAACGTGGTGTCTCTGCAACTATATGAAAACAGTCTCTCTGGCCAAGTCCCAGCCGAGTTTGGTGAGTTCAAAAGCCTTGTGAACCTTTCTCTGTATAGAAACAGCTTCACCGGTCCCCTGCCTGAGAACCTTGGCTCTTGGGCCAATTTCGATTTCATTGACGTGTCTGAGAATTTATTTACCGGTCCAATTCCACCAAATATGTGCAAGCAAGGTACCATGAAAGGGCTTCTTATGCTTCAGAACAATTTCACCGGTGAAATTCCGGCGACCTACGCAAACTGTCCCACGCTACGTCGTTTCAGAGTCAACAATAACTCGCTTTCTGGTACTGTTCCCGCTGGAATCTGGGGATTGCCGAACTTGAACATAATTGATATCACATTGAATAACATCGAAGGTCCAATTACTTCTGATATCAAGAACGCCAAGTCTCTTAGCCAGTTATTTGCGTCAAGCAATCGGTTATACGGTGAATTGCCAGCGGAGATTTCAGAAGCCACGTCTTTGGTTTCCATTCGATTGAATGACAATCAAATTTCGGGCAATATTCCAACCAATATTGGTGATCTAAAGCAATTGGACGCTCTTCAATTACAAAACAACAAGCTATCTGGCTCAATCCCGGATACAATTGGTTCTTGTTATTCTCTCTCTGATATAAACACTGCTAATAATTCACTTTCCGGTGATATTCCGTCTTCATTGGGGTCTCTACCAACTCTTAACTCTCTGAACCTGTCATATAATAAACTTTCCGGTCAAATTCCAGGGAGTTTGGCATCTCTTCAGTTAAGCCTTCTCGATCTTTCTCACAACACTCTAACGGGTCTTGTACCACAAGCTCTTGCAATTGAAGCTTATAATGGTAGCTTTGCCGGAAATTCAGGACTCTGCAGCCTTCGTATCAGCGCCTTCCCAAAGTGTCCCTCAGGTTCACATATGCCCAAGTATGTTCATACAATAATCATTTGCTTAGCAATAGGTTTGGCTCTCTTGCTTGTGGCTTTGTTATGCTGCTTCAAGTTAAAGAAGAGTGAAAAAGATCATCAAAACCGTTCGTTAAAGGATGAATCTTGGGACTTTAAGTCGTTCCATGTGTTGAGCTTCACAGAGGATGAGATTCTTGATTCCATCAAGCAAGAGAATCTAATTGGAACAGGTGGGTCAGGGAATGTGTATAAAGTCGCAGTCTCTAACGGTACTAAAGAACTTGCGGTGAAACACATATGGAATTCTGATGGCAAAAAGAGCCAGAGCACCACACCGATGCTTTCTAAACGTGCCGGAAATTCAAAGCAATTTGACGCTGAGGTGCAGACTTTGAGCTCAATAAGGCATATGAATGTGGTGAAGTTGTATTGTAGTATTACCAGTGAGGACTCAAGCTTGTTGGTGTATGAGTATTTACCAAATGGGAGTTTGTGGGATAGGCTGCACTCAAGCCAGAAGATGGAGCTTGATTGGGATACAAGGTATGAGATTGCAGTGGGAGCAGCCAGGGGGTTGGAGTATCTACATCATGGGTGTGAGAAACCCGTGATTCACAGGGATGTCAAGTCTAGTAATATATTGCTGGATGAGTCTATGAAGCCAAAGATTGCTGATTTTGGACTTGCTAAGACTCTTCAGGCCAATGGTGGCAGGGATTCAACCCAGGTAATTGCGGGAACACATGGCTACATTGCTCCTG AATATGGGTACACATACAAAGTGAATGAGAAGAGTGATGTATACAGTTTTGGAGTGGTATTGATGGAGCTGGTGAGCGGAAAAAGACCAATAGATCCGGAATACGGTGAGAACAAAGACATTGTGAGTTGGGTTAGTAGCAAAATAAAGACCAGGGAAAGTGTATTAAGTGTGGTGGACTCTAGAATTCCTGGGGTTTTAAAGGAAGACGTTGTTAAGGTACTGAAAATTTCTGTTCTCTGCACAGCAACACTACACACTCTTCGACCCACAATGAGAAGTGTTGTACAAATGCTAGAGGATGCTGAGCCGGGTAAATTGGTGGGGATTGCGATTACCAAAGATGGTGCTAGCAAGAGTAGTAAGAATAGCGGAGTGACGGGTACAGGGAAATTTAATCCAGACTCTTAA